One window of Leifsonia sp. AK011 genomic DNA carries:
- a CDS encoding LLM class flavin-dependent oxidoreductase — MTRRIIFNAFDMSCVTHQAPGLWRHPDNQADRYNDLDYWVDLARLLERGTFDAVFIADVLGVYDVYRDSAAPALVDAAQVPLGDPVIQVSAMAQATENLGFGVTVASTYDQPYQLARRFSTLDHFTKGRIGWNVVTSYLNSAAKNLGLDQQLGHDDRYEVAEDFLDASYKLWEGSWEDGAVLRDREAGVFTDPAKVHPISHEGSYYRVPGIHLSEPSPQRTPVIFQAGASPRGREFAARHGEAIFINGLRPEITRKATDDIRNRAEALGRPRDSVKILTLATVIVAPTDEEAQAKYAEYREYVSLEGALALYGGWSGLDLSQFDPDVPLKYVDTDAARSALSIFTTADPEREWTPRDIAHYVGIGGIGAVIVGSPSTVADELERWVEVGGIDGFNLAYVVTPGTFEDFIELAVPELRARGLMWDEYPGGTLRGRLRGDGSPVIPEWHPAHAYRGAYADKPSTLDDERPSPLENAPRAENTQNRQENA, encoded by the coding sequence ATGACCCGGCGCATCATCTTCAACGCCTTCGACATGAGTTGTGTCACCCACCAGGCGCCCGGTCTCTGGCGCCATCCCGACAACCAGGCGGACCGGTACAACGATCTCGACTACTGGGTCGACCTCGCCAGGCTCCTCGAGCGCGGGACCTTCGACGCGGTCTTCATCGCCGACGTGCTCGGTGTCTACGACGTGTACCGCGACTCCGCCGCCCCCGCTCTCGTCGACGCTGCGCAGGTGCCTCTCGGTGACCCCGTCATCCAGGTCTCGGCGATGGCCCAGGCAACCGAGAACCTCGGTTTCGGTGTCACTGTCGCCTCCACCTACGACCAGCCTTACCAGCTCGCCAGGCGGTTCTCGACGCTCGACCACTTCACGAAGGGTCGCATCGGATGGAACGTCGTCACCTCCTACCTCAACTCGGCCGCCAAGAACCTCGGGCTCGACCAGCAACTCGGGCACGATGACCGTTACGAGGTCGCCGAGGACTTCCTCGACGCGAGCTACAAGCTCTGGGAGGGGTCCTGGGAGGATGGCGCGGTGCTCCGCGACCGGGAGGCCGGAGTGTTCACCGACCCGGCCAAGGTCCACCCCATCTCGCACGAGGGTTCGTACTACAGGGTCCCGGGCATCCACCTGTCCGAGCCCAGCCCGCAGCGCACCCCGGTGATCTTCCAGGCCGGCGCATCGCCGCGCGGTCGCGAGTTCGCTGCTCGGCACGGCGAGGCGATCTTCATCAACGGCCTGCGCCCGGAGATCACCCGCAAAGCGACGGACGACATCCGCAACCGCGCCGAAGCACTCGGACGCCCTCGCGATTCAGTGAAGATCCTGACGCTGGCCACCGTGATCGTCGCGCCCACCGATGAGGAGGCGCAGGCGAAGTACGCGGAGTACCGCGAGTACGTGAGCCTCGAGGGCGCACTCGCGCTCTACGGCGGATGGTCTGGCCTCGACCTCTCGCAGTTCGACCCAGACGTTCCGCTCAAGTACGTGGACACGGATGCCGCGCGCTCCGCGCTCTCGATCTTCACGACCGCCGACCCCGAACGCGAGTGGACGCCGCGGGACATCGCCCACTACGTCGGGATCGGGGGCATCGGTGCGGTCATCGTGGGAAGCCCCTCGACCGTCGCGGACGAGCTCGAGCGCTGGGTGGAGGTGGGTGGGATCGACGGCTTCAATCTCGCCTACGTGGTGACGCCCGGCACGTTCGAGGACTTCATCGAACTCGCCGTCCCCGAGCTGCGGGCGCGCGGTCTCATGTGGGACGAGTACCCCGGGGGCACGCTCCGCGGGCGACTGCGCGGCGATGGGTCACCCGTGATCCCCGAGTGGCACCCCGCCCATGCGTACCGCGGCGCGTACGCCGACAAGCCCAGCACACTCGACGACGAACGCCCGTCGCCGCTGGAGAACGCACCTCGCGCGGAGAACACACAGAACAGACAGGAGAACGCATGA
- a CDS encoding acyl-CoA dehydrogenase family protein, with amino-acid sequence MTATTSRSYWSGTAPTEELAHWSGVAERVAAQLATDALERDRRNLDPTTELDLLRDAGLVDLLHPVEFGGGGGHWETAFRAVRILSRADASVAQVLAYHYINSANIGFAADPVSQPDWYRRTVSGHWVWGDSVNPVDPDLVLTPDGDGYRLDGVKRFSTGASAGDVVLAAALVKGGARDGRQVFAVLDHDREGIEYLGDWDALGQRLSASGSVRFSAVAVAEADILGELSAEPFANLITPGIQLAFGNIYLGIAEGALAQGLELTRARKNAWFLSQAETYRDDPFIQRVVGEFSSHIAAVEALADRAGRRFDETVALGAATTPEDRGRIEIEIAKLKVVATEVGIEVANRIFEITGSSSARSSIGLDLFWRNVRTHSLHDPVDYKKLEVGAWELNGQLQPISLYT; translated from the coding sequence ATGACCGCCACCACCTCCCGCAGCTACTGGAGCGGCACGGCGCCGACAGAGGAGCTGGCCCACTGGAGCGGCGTGGCTGAACGAGTCGCGGCACAACTCGCCACCGACGCGCTCGAGCGGGACCGCCGCAATCTCGACCCGACGACGGAGCTGGATCTCCTGCGCGACGCCGGCCTGGTCGACCTGCTCCACCCCGTCGAGTTCGGGGGCGGTGGCGGCCACTGGGAGACCGCGTTCCGTGCAGTTCGGATCCTGTCGCGTGCCGATGCATCCGTCGCGCAGGTGCTCGCGTACCACTACATCAACTCGGCCAATATCGGCTTCGCCGCCGACCCGGTCTCGCAGCCCGACTGGTACCGCCGCACCGTGTCAGGCCACTGGGTCTGGGGTGACTCGGTCAACCCGGTGGACCCGGACCTCGTGCTCACCCCCGACGGTGACGGATACCGACTCGACGGCGTGAAGCGATTCTCGACGGGCGCCTCGGCGGGTGACGTCGTGCTCGCAGCGGCACTCGTGAAGGGCGGGGCGCGCGACGGTCGCCAGGTTTTCGCCGTGCTCGACCACGACCGGGAGGGCATCGAGTACCTCGGGGACTGGGACGCCCTCGGCCAGCGCCTCTCCGCGAGCGGCTCGGTGCGCTTCTCCGCGGTCGCCGTTGCTGAAGCGGACATCCTCGGCGAGTTGAGCGCGGAGCCCTTCGCGAATCTCATCACCCCGGGCATCCAGCTCGCGTTCGGCAACATCTACCTCGGTATCGCCGAGGGCGCGCTCGCGCAGGGCCTTGAGCTCACCCGCGCCCGAAAGAACGCGTGGTTCCTCAGCCAGGCGGAGACCTACCGGGATGACCCGTTCATCCAGCGCGTCGTCGGCGAATTCTCCTCCCACATCGCCGCCGTGGAGGCGCTGGCCGACCGTGCGGGGCGCCGATTCGACGAGACGGTCGCGCTCGGAGCGGCGACCACCCCCGAGGATCGCGGACGCATCGAGATCGAGATCGCCAAGCTCAAGGTGGTTGCGACCGAGGTCGGTATCGAGGTGGCAAACCGTATCTTCGAGATCACCGGATCGAGCTCGGCCAGGAGCTCGATCGGTCTCGACCTGTTCTGGCGCAACGTGCGCACCCACTCGCTGCACGACCCCGTCGACTACAAGAAGTTGGAGGTCGGAGCGTGGGAGCTCAACGGCCAGCTCCAGCCGATCTCGCTGTACACCTGA
- a CDS encoding acyl-CoA dehydrogenase family protein has product MASAADARARLQPVFARIGAGTVERERTRTLPYAEVAALLEAGFGRLRIPVEFGGDGLDWPEFAELLVELAALDSNLPQIFRGHIAYVEDLISSPPSDRRERWLRRLAGGELVGNAWSEVGSGALGTNSTVVSTAEDGELRVDGRKFYTTGSIFADWIDATATQGDTTVTVLIPRHQPGVVVQDDWDGFGQPLTGTGGAVFDGAVVDPEDVAAFDARFRYQTAVYQLVLLSVLAGIASAVERDAGEQIRSRTRVYSHGTAARTHDDPQVLQIVGEISAAAAVARASVQAVARAVQHAVDLSGDRDSPEAIEAVVAAELGSAQAQIVLSELVTRSATRLFDTVGASAISGSKRLDRHWRNARAVASHNPWIFKARELGNWSVNGVVPEFIWSVGVKQPGPPAG; this is encoded by the coding sequence ATGGCCAGCGCAGCAGACGCACGCGCGAGGCTCCAGCCCGTGTTCGCCCGGATCGGTGCTGGAACCGTGGAGCGCGAGAGGACGCGCACCCTGCCCTACGCCGAGGTCGCGGCGTTGCTGGAGGCGGGCTTCGGTCGCCTGCGCATCCCGGTGGAGTTCGGCGGCGACGGCCTGGACTGGCCCGAGTTCGCGGAACTCCTCGTCGAGCTCGCCGCCCTGGACTCGAACCTCCCGCAGATCTTCCGTGGGCACATCGCCTACGTCGAGGACCTCATCTCCTCTCCCCCGAGCGACAGGCGCGAGCGGTGGCTGCGACGACTCGCCGGCGGCGAGCTCGTGGGCAACGCCTGGAGCGAGGTGGGCTCCGGTGCGCTCGGCACCAACAGCACTGTGGTGTCCACAGCCGAAGACGGGGAGCTTCGGGTCGACGGCCGCAAGTTCTACACGACCGGCAGCATCTTCGCCGACTGGATCGATGCGACGGCCACGCAGGGAGACACCACCGTCACCGTGCTCATCCCCCGTCATCAGCCCGGTGTCGTCGTGCAGGACGACTGGGATGGCTTCGGTCAGCCCCTCACGGGCACGGGAGGGGCTGTCTTCGACGGTGCCGTGGTCGACCCCGAGGATGTCGCGGCGTTCGATGCGCGCTTCCGCTACCAGACCGCCGTCTACCAGCTCGTGCTCCTGAGCGTTCTCGCGGGCATAGCCTCTGCCGTGGAACGGGATGCCGGCGAGCAGATCCGATCGCGAACACGCGTGTACAGCCACGGAACGGCCGCCCGCACGCACGATGACCCGCAGGTGCTCCAGATCGTGGGTGAGATCTCCGCCGCCGCGGCGGTGGCCCGGGCATCGGTGCAGGCGGTCGCGCGCGCGGTCCAGCACGCTGTCGACCTCTCCGGCGACCGGGACAGCCCTGAGGCCATCGAGGCGGTCGTCGCCGCCGAACTCGGCTCCGCGCAGGCTCAGATCGTGCTCTCCGAGCTCGTCACCCGGTCAGCTACCCGACTCTTCGACACCGTCGGAGCCTCCGCGATCAGCGGGTCGAAGCGGCTCGACCGGCACTGGCGCAACGCCCGCGCGGTGGCATCCCACAATCCCTGGATCTTCAAGGCCCGCGAGCTCGGCAACTGGTCGGTCAACGGCGTGGTGCCGGAGTTCATCTGGAGCGTGGGGGTCAAGCAGCCCGGCCCTCCCGCGGGGTGA
- a CDS encoding glycosyltransferase encodes MSSAEPPAPSALTVSVAMATYNGAAYVEEQLRSILSQSHAPEELVVADDGSTDDTLAIVRAVAEEYPGTRLVVLEPGARSLGVAGNFARAIGAASGDLVALSDQDDRWHEGRLGELVARFTVDEQLLFLHHDAELVDSAGAPLGQRLLDWLRASVEERRALVAGHSFGVYIRRNLATGATVVFRRRLVDTAFPIGDGWIHDEWLAAVAAALGGARLDERALVDYRQHGGNQIGVARPTPGHLMRRMFEPRGTRYEWLASRSSALVERLEGIPLSTEVLELARAKQRFETARAQYPARRLARVAPVLRQRRNYPRLSSQGSLDILRDLLHGA; translated from the coding sequence GTGAGCTCGGCGGAGCCGCCCGCGCCGTCGGCGCTGACCGTGAGCGTCGCGATGGCGACGTACAACGGTGCCGCCTACGTGGAGGAGCAGCTCCGCAGCATCCTGTCGCAGTCCCACGCTCCCGAGGAGCTCGTCGTCGCCGACGACGGTTCAACGGATGACACGCTCGCGATCGTTCGCGCGGTGGCGGAGGAGTACCCCGGCACGCGGCTCGTCGTGCTGGAGCCCGGCGCCAGGTCGCTGGGCGTTGCGGGAAACTTCGCGCGGGCCATAGGGGCGGCATCCGGCGACCTCGTCGCCCTGTCGGACCAGGATGACCGCTGGCACGAGGGGAGGCTCGGGGAACTCGTCGCGCGTTTCACCGTCGACGAGCAACTGCTGTTCCTGCACCACGACGCCGAGCTCGTGGACAGCGCGGGGGCACCGCTCGGCCAGCGCCTGCTCGATTGGCTGCGTGCGAGCGTCGAGGAACGCCGGGCGCTGGTCGCGGGCCACTCCTTCGGCGTCTACATCCGCCGGAACCTCGCGACGGGCGCGACGGTCGTCTTCCGTCGGCGCCTCGTCGACACGGCCTTCCCGATCGGTGATGGCTGGATCCACGACGAGTGGCTCGCCGCCGTCGCCGCCGCCCTCGGTGGCGCGCGGCTGGATGAGCGCGCCCTTGTCGACTACCGCCAGCACGGTGGCAACCAGATTGGGGTCGCGCGGCCGACGCCCGGCCACCTGATGCGCCGCATGTTCGAACCGCGCGGCACTCGCTACGAGTGGCTGGCGTCGCGGTCGTCCGCGCTGGTCGAGCGGCTGGAGGGCATCCCGCTGTCCACGGAGGTGCTCGAGCTCGCCCGCGCGAAGCAGCGCTTCGAGACCGCGCGTGCGCAGTACCCAGCGCGCCGTCTCGCGCGCGTGGCCCCGGTGCTGCGGCAGAGGCGGAACTACCCGCGGCTCTCGAGCCAGGGCAGCCTCGACATCCTGCGCGACCTGCTGCACGGTGCCTGA
- a CDS encoding glycosyltransferase yields the protein MPTVRPGVVSVVLVNFRGTDDTLEAIQRLGELEWPADRLEIVVVENGSGDDSAERIAAAAPHVTLLVSTTNNGFAGGCNQGVAASSGEYIALLNNDAKPDPQWIAAAVARFEESDRVGAVASRVLDWEGELVDYIGSAMTWYGMGYKPFTAERIPRTPDHSRDVLFGTGSAMFVRRSVYEALGGFDERYFMFFEDVDLGWRLNLAGYRFVYEPASLAFHKHHASMSAFGSHKETFLLERNALFTLYKNAGQAALADLLPAALGLSIRRGVTRGELDSTDFDLRKGGSDEPTMEFPTQTVAAVYAIDQFVEELPSLKASREEIQRTRVVSEAMIWSLFGQYDAPIIHEKKYLQGYENLVEAFDAASPRLTNRVVVVTGDPIGAKIAGPAIRAWNMALALSAASEVTLVSLSGVEQVDAPFRLVHVASGNDREFSKLESWADVIVFQGSAMSVFESLRKSSKVIVVDIYDPMHLEQLEQGRELGPATWHAQVEGATEVLNEQLARGDFFMAASERQKHFYLGQLAALGRITPTTYDGDPDFDGLLSVVPFGIPGEEPVHERDVLKGVRPGFGVDDKVLLWSGGLYNWFDPATLIRAVATVDKRRGGVRLFFQGTKHPHPDVPEMRVVSESRALAAELGVADKAVFFNDSWVDYADRQNYLLEADAGVSTHFSHVETTFSFRTRILDYLWAGLPMVVTDGDHFADLIRAEGLGIVVPAEDADALADALETVLFDEQFAASARENIARVRERFRWDVVLEPLVRFMADPRHAADWTGDPRPSRPQIRSRRRSGLAHNVRQTLFHLRHGGVRVAWSKVRSRLGFGS from the coding sequence ATGCCCACCGTGAGACCCGGCGTCGTCTCCGTCGTACTCGTCAATTTCCGAGGCACGGATGACACGCTCGAGGCCATCCAGCGGCTCGGCGAGCTCGAGTGGCCGGCCGACCGACTGGAGATCGTCGTCGTCGAGAACGGGTCGGGGGATGACAGCGCCGAGCGTATCGCCGCCGCTGCACCCCACGTCACCCTCCTCGTCTCCACCACGAACAACGGCTTCGCCGGTGGCTGCAACCAGGGGGTCGCGGCATCCTCCGGCGAGTACATCGCCCTGCTCAACAACGACGCCAAGCCGGATCCGCAGTGGATCGCGGCCGCCGTGGCGCGTTTCGAGGAATCCGACAGGGTCGGTGCGGTGGCCAGCCGTGTCCTCGACTGGGAGGGTGAGCTCGTCGACTACATCGGCTCGGCGATGACCTGGTACGGCATGGGCTACAAGCCGTTCACGGCCGAGCGCATCCCGCGCACGCCGGATCACTCCCGGGACGTGCTCTTCGGCACGGGCTCCGCGATGTTCGTGCGCCGGAGTGTCTACGAGGCTCTCGGCGGTTTCGACGAGCGCTACTTCATGTTCTTCGAGGACGTCGACCTCGGCTGGCGCCTCAACCTCGCGGGCTATCGGTTCGTGTACGAGCCGGCCTCCCTCGCCTTCCACAAGCACCACGCGTCGATGTCGGCGTTCGGTTCGCACAAGGAGACCTTCCTGCTCGAGCGCAACGCGCTCTTCACGCTCTACAAGAACGCCGGGCAGGCGGCGCTCGCCGACCTGCTGCCCGCCGCCCTCGGCCTCTCCATCCGCCGTGGAGTCACGCGCGGCGAGCTCGACTCCACGGACTTCGACCTGCGCAAGGGCGGCAGCGACGAGCCGACGATGGAGTTCCCGACGCAGACGGTCGCCGCGGTCTACGCGATCGACCAGTTCGTCGAGGAGCTGCCCTCCCTGAAGGCGTCGCGCGAGGAGATCCAGCGCACCCGGGTCGTCTCCGAGGCGATGATCTGGAGCCTGTTCGGCCAGTACGACGCCCCGATCATCCACGAGAAGAAGTACCTGCAGGGCTACGAGAACCTCGTCGAGGCGTTCGATGCGGCATCCCCCCGCCTCACCAACCGCGTGGTGGTCGTCACGGGCGACCCCATCGGCGCCAAGATCGCCGGTCCGGCCATTCGTGCGTGGAACATGGCGCTCGCGCTGTCCGCTGCCAGCGAGGTCACCCTCGTGAGCCTGTCGGGGGTCGAGCAGGTGGATGCGCCGTTCCGGCTCGTGCACGTGGCATCCGGCAACGACCGCGAGTTCTCGAAGCTCGAGTCGTGGGCCGATGTGATCGTCTTCCAGGGGTCGGCGATGTCGGTCTTCGAGTCGCTGCGGAAGTCGTCGAAGGTGATCGTCGTCGACATCTACGACCCCATGCACCTCGAGCAGCTCGAGCAGGGTCGCGAACTCGGCCCGGCCACCTGGCACGCCCAGGTGGAGGGTGCAACGGAGGTGCTCAACGAGCAGCTCGCTCGCGGTGACTTCTTCATGGCGGCGTCCGAGCGGCAGAAGCACTTCTACCTCGGCCAGCTCGCGGCCCTCGGCCGCATCACGCCGACGACGTACGACGGCGACCCCGACTTCGACGGGCTGCTGTCTGTGGTGCCGTTCGGCATCCCCGGCGAGGAGCCTGTGCACGAGCGCGATGTGCTCAAGGGCGTGCGCCCCGGCTTCGGAGTGGACGACAAGGTGTTGCTCTGGAGCGGGGGGCTCTACAACTGGTTCGACCCGGCGACGCTCATCCGTGCCGTCGCCACGGTGGACAAGCGTCGCGGTGGTGTGCGCCTGTTCTTCCAGGGCACGAAGCACCCCCACCCCGACGTTCCCGAGATGCGGGTCGTCTCGGAATCGCGCGCGCTCGCGGCCGAGCTGGGCGTTGCGGACAAGGCCGTGTTCTTCAATGATTCCTGGGTCGACTACGCCGACCGCCAGAACTACCTGCTCGAGGCCGACGCTGGCGTGAGCACGCACTTCTCGCACGTCGAGACGACGTTCTCGTTCCGCACGCGCATCCTCGACTACCTCTGGGCGGGGTTGCCGATGGTGGTCACCGACGGGGACCACTTCGCCGACCTCATTCGTGCGGAGGGCCTCGGCATCGTTGTTCCCGCCGAGGACGCGGATGCCCTCGCCGACGCCCTCGAGACCGTGCTGTTCGACGAGCAGTTCGCGGCCTCTGCGCGGGAGAACATCGCGCGCGTGCGTGAGCGGTTCCGCTGGGACGTCGTGCTGGAGCCTCTCGTGAGGTTCATGGCCGATCCGCGGCACGCGGCCGACTGGACAGGTGACCCGCGACCCTCCCGGCCACAGATCCGCTCGCGACGTCGTTCCGGCCTCGCCCACAACGTGCGCCAGACACTGTTCCACCTCCGCCACGGAGGGGTGCGGGTCGCCTGGAGCAAGGTGCGCTCGAGGCTCGGGTTCGGCTCGTGA
- a CDS encoding ABC transporter permease, translating to MNAQERFAMLEREPFRRVGAGGRTPTAGFRQLGEIFRHREMLNLLVRRDLKSRYKDSALGFLWTLARPLTQIAIYYVVIGHFLGAARGIPDFAIYVFTGLTAYMLFSEIVAGGTSSIVGNSGLIKKVYLPREVFPLASVGSALFNFAIQLGILLLATIVFGRIPWHWEIVYVLPSLAVLLVWGIAFALLLSAWNVYLRDIGYLLEVVLLVLMWASPIVYSWGMVRDAIVGGLGAPWLLEVYTNNPITLAVLGFQRAFWIGGDGLPTPDFLLLRMVIAFLIGLVFLAISHRVFTRLQGNFAQEL from the coding sequence ATGAACGCGCAGGAACGCTTTGCGATGCTGGAGCGCGAGCCCTTCCGGCGCGTCGGTGCCGGCGGTCGCACACCAACGGCTGGATTCCGGCAGCTCGGTGAGATCTTCCGCCACCGCGAGATGCTCAACCTCCTCGTGCGCCGCGATCTCAAGTCCCGGTACAAGGACAGCGCACTCGGGTTCCTCTGGACCCTCGCGCGCCCGCTCACGCAGATCGCGATCTACTACGTGGTCATCGGGCACTTCCTCGGCGCGGCTCGGGGCATCCCCGACTTCGCCATCTACGTCTTCACCGGCCTCACCGCGTACATGCTCTTCAGCGAGATCGTCGCTGGCGGCACCTCGTCGATCGTGGGCAACAGCGGTCTGATCAAGAAGGTCTACCTGCCGCGGGAGGTATTCCCGCTCGCGAGCGTGGGCTCCGCACTCTTCAACTTCGCGATCCAGCTGGGAATCCTCCTGCTCGCGACCATCGTGTTCGGTCGCATCCCGTGGCACTGGGAGATCGTCTACGTGCTCCCGAGCCTCGCCGTTCTCCTCGTATGGGGAATTGCCTTCGCGCTCCTGCTCTCGGCATGGAACGTCTACCTGCGCGACATCGGCTACCTCCTCGAGGTCGTCCTGCTCGTGCTCATGTGGGCATCCCCGATCGTCTACTCGTGGGGCATGGTGCGTGACGCCATCGTCGGCGGCCTGGGTGCTCCCTGGCTGCTCGAGGTCTACACCAACAACCCGATCACCCTCGCGGTGCTCGGGTTCCAGCGCGCCTTCTGGATCGGCGGAGACGGCCTCCCGACGCCCGACTTCCTGCTGCTCAGGATGGTGATCGCCTTCCTCATCGGACTCGTGTTCCTGGCGATCAGCCACCGAGTCTTCACCCGCCTGCAGGGCAACTTCGCCCAGGAACTGTAG